ACACATTTTTTAAAAAAGCATATGACAATAACGTTCAAGCAATTGGCATAACAGATTATTTCTCTATTGACCGCTATAAGGATGCTTTGGAATATGTCTCTCAAATACAAACAAAAACTGATTCTACAACGGGAGCACAGTTGTTTACAGATGAAGAAATTAACTTTATTAAGAATATATTTATTTTTCCTAATGTAGAACTTAGAATGTTGCCTGCAACAGATAGAGCTCGTCTAATAAATATACATTGTATTTTCAATCCCGACTACGTTGCACATCTTGAAAACGACTTCTTTGGCCATCTTACGAACCAAGAAGGAAAAAAAATGAATAAACATGGTTTAACTGATTATGGCCAAGAACTAGATGCGAATTTAGAAACAGACGCTCTTAGATATAAAAAAGGAGTTGATAATTTTGTAATCGATTTAACATCCTTAAAAAAGCTTATTAATGCAAATAAAAAATTTAATGAAAACTGTATTTTAGTAGTTAGCAACTCAAATCAAGATGGAGCTTCTGGAGTTCAACAACATTATGATTTGTTCGAAAATGAAGAAGGTTCATTGGATGGCTTAAGAACTTCTATTTATAAAATTTCACATTGTATTTTTTCAACCAATCCAAGAGATATTAAATATTTTCTAGGAAAAAGATTAGAGGGAGCCACAGATTATAACGAAGGAATGTATAAAAAAGAAGTGGAAGAAGTAATAAACCAAAGAGGCTCTTTAAAACCTTGCCTTGTTGGTTGTGATTCCCATTCAGAAGCAACTCTTTTCAATAGATTTACGTGGATTAAAGCAGATCTAACATTTGAAGGATTACGTCAAATTTGCTTCGAGCCTGAGCAAAGAGTTAAAATACAAACTTCTAAACCTGATTTTAAAGAAGATAAAGTGATTATTGATAAGGTGAAATTTATTTCTCCTAATAAAAAATTTTTAGATAAAGAGATTTACCTAAATTCTAACCTAAATGTAATTATTGGTGGTAAGTCTTCAGGAAAATCAATTCTATTGTATTCAATTGCAAAGACGCTTCTTCCTGATCAGGAAATACTATTGACAGATATTGCAGAAGAGAAATATGATTTAAAATCAATAGATAGCGAATTTAATTTTGAAATTACCTCAAAATCAGGCATTTCACAATCTATGCTTAGAGATTCAGAAGAAAATTCCATTATCCCCGATATAAAATATATTCCTCAAAACTATTTAGTTAAACTAGCCGAACCAGAGATTAATAAGAAAGGACGGCCCCTTAATAAACTTGTAAGAGAATTGATTAACGAAAATGTTGATTCTAGGTCAAAATACGATACTTTTATCAAAAATGTTAAGAATTTTGATAAAGATAGAGAAGATCTAATTAATCAGTACTTTGATTTGAATGATGAAATTCACAAAATAGAAGCAAATTTAAAAACAAAGTCGAATAAAGAGGTTTTGGAAACAAATATCAAAACAAATACTGATAAAGTTGAAGAATTAAATAAAGAGGCTGGATTATCCGATGAGGAATTAGTAAAATATAAAGAAATTCAAGAAAAAAAAGCTGATAACACACAAAAAAAAGAAGAATTCAAAGAAGACTTTAAACATACTAATGAATCTTTAAAAGAACTTGGACAACAGGTTGATAACTTAAACACTTCGAAAGATACATTTATTAATGGTATTAAAGATGAGGGTATAAAAGAATATTATCGTCAAAAATTAGATATGATTTCAACCCTTAAGCAAGAGATAGATTTTATGGTTGAAGAAATTAAGTTAGTATCAGATGAGGAAGGGAAGAAATCCTTCACTAAAGATAATAAATTTAAAGAGCTTGTATCTATTATTGAAAGTACATCTAAGATTATTAACGAAGAATTAAGACCTTTTCAGAAAAATGAACAAATTCAACAGCAGGTTAAAGTACTAAACGATTCTATATCTTCTGATAAAAAAACATTGACAGAAATCGACCAACTCAATAAGGAAAAGATAGAAAAGAATGAAGCATTAGCAAAATGCAAAGAAGACATATTTAAAATGTATGATAGTACTTATAAAGAGTATCAGCAAATTATTACTGATCTAAAAGGAAGAACAACAGATCTTGAAAAAGATGGATTAAAAATAGAAGGTATTTCTCAGTTTAATTTTGTGAAATTGTATAAAAAGATTTTCGAAATTAGTGATGGGAGAAAAGCTCATTACAATAACTATCCTGAGATATTCAATGAACAAAAAAAGGCAACCTCAGATTTTAAATATGCAGTAATCAAAGCAGAGCTGGAAAAAGTTTTCGATGAGATTTGTAATGGTAATTATGCGATTCTTCCTAAAGTGAATAAAAAAGAAGGAATTAAAATGCTATTGGATGATTATTTCTTTGATTACTGGAAAATAACATATAAAAATGATAAACTTGGAGAAATGTCAACTGGTAAAGCAAGTTTTGTCATTTTAATGTTGATTATCGGACTAAGTATATCGAAATCGCCTATTTTAATAGATCAACCAGAAGACAATTTAGATAACAGATCGATCACCCGTGATTTAGTGTTTTATTTAAAGAATAAAAAACTGGAACGTCAAATTATTGTAGTAACCCACAATGCTAATATTGTAGTAAACTCAGATGCAGAAAACATCATTGTAGCCAATCAAAAAGGTCAAAATGATGTTGAATCTTCTAGTGAGTTTTTATTTGACTATATAAATGGAGCAATTGAAAATAACTCACCAATAAATAAAGAAGAAAAAGACCTTTTAAAATCAATGGGAATCAGAGAACATATTGCTGATATTGTAGAAGGAGGTAAAGATGCTTTTCTCCTTAGAGAAAAAAGATACCGTTTTGAAAAATTATTATCATAATTTATTACTGTTCTCTCACTTTCCAAAGTCTCCCGGCTTCGGAGCATGTATTATAAAATATTCTTAATTGCATACCTCAAAGTCAAGAGACTTTGCGCAGCGGGGATACACATATGTATTAAATTATATATTAGAAGTGATTTATAACCGTATTATCAAAAAAAAAAAATTTAACTAATGGGCTTCGAACAAAAGAAAATAAATCATATTTTTCATTACACAAGAAATATTTCCTTATTAAAAAGTATGCTAAAAAATGGATTTGCTCCCTCATACTGTATCGAAAAAGTAGGTGATAACAATTACTATATTCCTATGGTGAGTTTTTGTAATATTCCTATAAAAGATGTTGAATTGTATGCACGATATGGAAATTATGGCATTGGAATGAGCTTAGATTGGGCAATTAAAAATTCTATTTCACCTGTAGTTTATACGCATGAAAACACAAAATTCCGTAATATACATCGTGATATAAATAATATACATATTTGGGACTTATTTGAGAAAATGTTTCCACAAATAATTAAAGCTAAACTGGAAGGAAAAGAAGATACAACTGATTATACTGAATATGAAAAAATAATTAAAGAAGTAAATAAAATAACAATTCCAGCCATTCAACATTTCAAAAACTGGAAAGTTGAATATAAAGGAAAAGAAATAATTACTTATTTGGAAAGAGAATGGAGATATATTCCAAATCTCCCGAATGAAGTAAGTAAAATAATACATGAAACTGAGGATGAATTTCAATTATTAAAAGATAATGAATTCAGAAAAAAACCTCATTTCCCCGAATTAGCTTTAGAGATTAATGAAATCAATGATTTACGTTACATAATGATTAACAGTGACTCTCAACGAAAGTCTATTATCACAGTTTTAAATGAAAAGTTTGGAAAAGAAGTAGTAATTGAATCTATTTTGAGTGGTAATTTAGTAATATTCAATCCTAAAAGCATTAAAAACGATTTCTAAGTATTAATTTCCACTGCTATCCGAAGTCTCCCAACTTTGGAGAGAGAGCCCAATATTTTAAAAATTATGATTACCAATCATTTACGGAATGCAGAATTGGTTTGTGATTTATCTTAAACAAAATATAGGGATATCCATATTGACAAACACCAGCTTTAATGAAACAGGAGAAATTTTAGAAAAAGTAGTTGATCACTTGTATGGTGACATCAAAGCAAATTAAAGATCAACTATGTTAACTTCAATTGTTTTTAATGCTTAAAATTAAATTTCAAGAAGTTCACCTACAAGAAAATTATCTGATAAGAAACAGGTTTATAATTCTTGTTTAATTTGACTCAGACGGATTAAATCATCTATAAAATGTTTGAAGATACGCTCGTCGAGATCACTAAAAGCCAAATGGGGCTACTTATTAAGACAAGTGGCCCCATTTTTATTTGTTTCGATAGCACTATTTACCGGATTAATGTCTTTTTACAGTCTTTAAGAAATCACCCCTTTGCAGCCAGATTCTTTTTAATTTTCATCATTAAAAAATCCGGAGTTACGCGTGGAATATTAGACAGGAACCAGTTCATAAAACCGACAATTTTCTTACCTTTTCCATGTAAAAGAAGTTTCACACCTTCTTTTGCAACCACCTCAGGCTTAACGGGTTTATTGCTCTTCATCATATTGGCTTGTAACATTTCTTCATTGTAGAAGCCTGTATCGATCGGCCCGGGACATAATGCTGTTACAACTACGCCCGTTCCTTCCAGTTCGGAAGCGAGTGTTTCTGTAAAGGCCAAGACAAAAGTCTTCGTTGCAGAATACACCGAATAATAAGGGAATGGCAAGAATGCCATCAGAGATGAGATATTCATAATTCTGCCTGATTTTCTGGTCACCATATCTTTGACAAACAATTTGTTAAGTGCCACGAGACTGGAAATATTCAAATCGATCATTTTTAATTCTTCTTCCAATGATGTTTTTGTAAATTTTCCGTAAGTTCCTACGCCAGCATTATTAACCAATCCGGTTACAAGCAGATTTCTGTCCTGAACTTCACGGTATAGTGCAATGGCATTTTCAACAACAGACAAATCTTTGACGATATATTCCACGGAAATTCCGTATGTAGCAGTGAGTTCTGATGCAAGTTTCTTGAGCTTATCTTCGCTTCGGGCTACCAAAATCAGATCTTTCTTTAATTCAGCTAACTGAACGGCCATATGGTAACCTATACCGGATGATGCGCCTGTTATTAAAATGTATTCTTTCATTTTTATTCAATTTTAATATTCTTCATTGTTTTCAATGTCCAGACTTGGAGGAATCAGTTTGTACATTACCGGCGTAACAATTCTGGAGAGAATCGTTGAGCTGATAAGTCCGCCAATCAATACGATGGCTAATGGAGCGATCAAAGGATTGGAGTTTAAAGCCAAAGGAATTAAACCGCAAATCGCCGTGATGGAAGTTAAAACTACAGGAAGAAAACGCGTTTCACCCGCAATAGCAATGGCCTCATCAATCGAATGGCCTTCCAATCTCAACTGGTTGGTAAAATCCACCAGTAACAGAGAATTTTTAACCTGAATTCCGGACAGTCCGATAAATCCGATAATTGCCACTAATGACATCGGGCTTCCATCAATCAGCAACAAAATGACACCGCCCAAAATCCCCAATGGAATAATCGACAATACAATGATAATTCCTTTAAAAGTTTTGAACTGAAGCAACAGCACCGCAATGAAAAGAAAAGTGCTTAAGATAATGACAGAAATGAAGTTTCCTCCTAACGCATCACCTTCTGATTCTTTTTCTCCTGACAGTTTATAGTAGTAGCCTTTTGGCATTTTCAGCTGATCCAATTGAGGAATAATGTCAACCAATAAATCATTGGCATAATATCCTTTTGCAGACATGGCCGAA
The window above is part of the Chryseobacterium sp. MA9 genome. Proteins encoded here:
- a CDS encoding TrlF family AAA-like ATPase, which produces MIKRGSEWRKWNFHVHTKGTNKNDQFTSVTLDDFFYTFFKKAYDNNVQAIGITDYFSIDRYKDALEYVSQIQTKTDSTTGAQLFTDEEINFIKNIFIFPNVELRMLPATDRARLINIHCIFNPDYVAHLENDFFGHLTNQEGKKMNKHGLTDYGQELDANLETDALRYKKGVDNFVIDLTSLKKLINANKKFNENCILVVSNSNQDGASGVQQHYDLFENEEGSLDGLRTSIYKISHCIFSTNPRDIKYFLGKRLEGATDYNEGMYKKEVEEVINQRGSLKPCLVGCDSHSEATLFNRFTWIKADLTFEGLRQICFEPEQRVKIQTSKPDFKEDKVIIDKVKFISPNKKFLDKEIYLNSNLNVIIGGKSSGKSILLYSIAKTLLPDQEILLTDIAEEKYDLKSIDSEFNFEITSKSGISQSMLRDSEENSIIPDIKYIPQNYLVKLAEPEINKKGRPLNKLVRELINENVDSRSKYDTFIKNVKNFDKDREDLINQYFDLNDEIHKIEANLKTKSNKEVLETNIKTNTDKVEELNKEAGLSDEELVKYKEIQEKKADNTQKKEEFKEDFKHTNESLKELGQQVDNLNTSKDTFINGIKDEGIKEYYRQKLDMISTLKQEIDFMVEEIKLVSDEEGKKSFTKDNKFKELVSIIESTSKIINEELRPFQKNEQIQQQVKVLNDSISSDKKTLTEIDQLNKEKIEKNEALAKCKEDIFKMYDSTYKEYQQIITDLKGRTTDLEKDGLKIEGISQFNFVKLYKKIFEISDGRKAHYNNYPEIFNEQKKATSDFKYAVIKAELEKVFDEICNGNYAILPKVNKKEGIKMLLDDYFFDYWKITYKNDKLGEMSTGKASFVILMLIIGLSISKSPILIDQPEDNLDNRSITRDLVFYLKNKKLERQIIVVTHNANIVVNSDAENIIVANQKGQNDVESSSEFLFDYINGAIENNSPINKEEKDLLKSMGIREHIADIVEGGKDAFLLREKRYRFEKLLS
- a CDS encoding abortive infection system antitoxin AbiGi family protein, whose protein sequence is MGFEQKKINHIFHYTRNISLLKSMLKNGFAPSYCIEKVGDNNYYIPMVSFCNIPIKDVELYARYGNYGIGMSLDWAIKNSISPVVYTHENTKFRNIHRDINNIHIWDLFEKMFPQIIKAKLEGKEDTTDYTEYEKIIKEVNKITIPAIQHFKNWKVEYKGKEIITYLEREWRYIPNLPNEVSKIIHETEDEFQLLKDNEFRKKPHFPELALEINEINDLRYIMINSDSQRKSIITVLNEKFGKEVVIESILSGNLVIFNPKSIKNDF
- a CDS encoding SDR family oxidoreductase, producing MKEYILITGASSGIGYHMAVQLAELKKDLILVARSEDKLKKLASELTATYGISVEYIVKDLSVVENAIALYREVQDRNLLVTGLVNNAGVGTYGKFTKTSLEEELKMIDLNISSLVALNKLFVKDMVTRKSGRIMNISSLMAFLPFPYYSVYSATKTFVLAFTETLASELEGTGVVVTALCPGPIDTGFYNEEMLQANMMKSNKPVKPEVVAKEGVKLLLHGKGKKIVGFMNWFLSNIPRVTPDFLMMKIKKNLAAKG